In one Thioclava sp. ES.031 genomic region, the following are encoded:
- a CDS encoding cytochrome P450, whose translation MHHSQTIPHLPGIDSTRAFLSEGYPFISRRCDELGSDAFRTRLMLRPVTFLRGPDAVRGFYRAGRMTRRGAMPPTVVPLLQGKGSVQSLDGAEHQVRKKMFLDLMAPVRLQQARQIFAEEWQAAAGSWRGREIDLSDAVDGIMTRTALRWCGIDPGQHDVASRSRELSTMFAEAGALGPAYLQARWLRARCERWARSLIAETREVDGPAGSTLGKLAFHTDLDGRRMNEDVAAKELLNILRPIVAVGRYVVFAAHALHVQRAAIHAMTEDDEHISHAIAEEVRRLYPFFPAIGGRVREAFDWHGARFEPGDWLVLDLYGTNHDPKTWDDAESFCPERHLGRDRQPEGLVPQGGGDYLQNHRCPGEWLTTELLTEAVMQLRKLDWTLPEQNLSLPENQFPPLPEGGLRVAVSPN comes from the coding sequence ATGCATCATTCCCAAACCATTCCCCACCTTCCGGGGATCGACAGCACCCGCGCCTTTCTCAGCGAGGGCTATCCATTCATTTCGCGCAGATGCGACGAGCTTGGAAGCGATGCGTTCCGAACCCGCCTAATGCTACGCCCGGTCACGTTTCTTCGCGGACCGGATGCGGTTCGCGGCTTCTATCGGGCGGGCCGCATGACGCGCCGCGGAGCGATGCCACCGACCGTAGTGCCGCTTCTACAGGGCAAGGGCAGCGTGCAAAGCCTGGACGGCGCAGAGCATCAGGTCCGCAAGAAAATGTTTCTCGATCTCATGGCCCCCGTGCGGCTGCAGCAGGCCCGCCAGATTTTCGCAGAGGAATGGCAGGCGGCGGCGGGCAGTTGGCGAGGCCGCGAGATCGACCTCTCCGATGCTGTCGACGGCATCATGACACGCACCGCGCTTCGCTGGTGCGGCATCGACCCGGGACAACATGACGTTGCAAGCCGCTCGCGTGAACTCAGCACGATGTTCGCCGAAGCCGGTGCGCTCGGCCCCGCCTATCTGCAGGCACGCTGGCTCCGAGCTCGATGTGAGCGTTGGGCGCGAAGTCTCATTGCTGAGACCCGAGAAGTGGACGGACCCGCCGGAAGCACCTTGGGCAAGCTTGCCTTCCATACGGATCTCGATGGCCGCCGCATGAACGAGGATGTGGCCGCGAAAGAACTCCTGAACATCCTGCGCCCGATCGTGGCAGTCGGACGCTACGTCGTCTTTGCCGCCCACGCCCTGCATGTCCAGCGCGCAGCCATCCACGCTATGACGGAAGACGACGAACACATCAGTCACGCCATCGCCGAAGAGGTTCGTAGGCTTTATCCGTTCTTCCCGGCGATCGGCGGACGCGTGCGCGAAGCGTTCGACTGGCACGGCGCGAGGTTCGAGCCCGGCGACTGGCTGGTGCTCGACCTCTACGGCACTAATCACGATCCTAAGACGTGGGATGACGCGGAAAGCTTCTGTCCCGAACGCCATTTGGGGCGCGACCGCCAACCCGAGGGGCTCGTGCCGCAAGGTGGAGGCGACTACCTACAAAATCACCGTTGTCCCGGCGAGTGGCTCACGACCGAGTTGCTAACCGAAGCGGTGATGCAATTGCGCAAGCTCGACTGGACTTTGCCGGAACAGAACCTGTCGCTTCCCGAAAACCAGTTCCCGCCGCTGCCCGAAGGCGGTTTGCGCGTTGCGGTGTCACCCAACTGA
- a CDS encoding Rrf2 family transcriptional regulator: MFFLCDILSGLVIRDGSLGSPIRRDVRMRLNDTTDLALRVMIYAASMKDRRFTIDHLVEAYHAPRSTVMKVVNALTRGEFLTAQRGRSGGLGLARAAQEIGVGTIVRHMETDFDLVECMRSGGDCAITASCRLISPLAEARAAFLATLDNYTIADIAISPRDFGLAIS, translated from the coding sequence ATGTTTTTCCTGTGCGACATTCTGTCCGGCCTCGTGATACGAGACGGGTCGCTTGGGAGCCCGATCAGGAGAGATGTGCGAATGCGCTTGAACGACACCACGGACCTCGCCTTGCGCGTCATGATTTATGCGGCGTCGATGAAAGACCGCCGTTTCACGATCGATCATCTCGTCGAGGCCTATCATGCGCCCCGAAGCACGGTCATGAAGGTTGTCAACGCGTTGACCCGAGGCGAATTTCTGACTGCACAACGCGGTCGGTCCGGCGGCTTGGGGCTTGCACGTGCCGCCCAAGAGATCGGCGTCGGAACAATTGTGCGCCACATGGAGACGGATTTCGATCTCGTCGAATGTATGCGCAGCGGCGGCGATTGCGCGATCACAGCGTCCTGCCGTTTGATTTCCCCCTTGGCGGAAGCCCGGGCGGCTTTCTTGGCGACGCTCGACAACTACACGATTGCCGATATCGCGATCTCGCCGCGCGATTTCGGGCTGGCGATCTCGTAA
- the hmpA gene encoding NO-inducible flavohemoprotein — translation MAKPLSESSLAIIEATALVVAEHVDQIVPVMYRRLLAAPEIRALFNMSHQHGNSPQHKALAGALVAYATHIRNPGVLADALERIAQKHVGLQILPEHYPHVGEALLGAVAEVLGEVATPEILNAWGEAYWFLANTLIEREEEIYAGAEEQDGGWRGWRRFKVGAKDSETSEIASFTLYPVDGLPVLKHRPGQYLSFRFAPAEGEEYRRNYSISSAPDGQSYRITVKREPGGRISNWLHDAVEVGAEFDVAAPAGEFFLDPADKREVVLLSGGVGLTPMISMLESYGGGELRMVYVHATRNGQSHALAATSRAKAHESHVFYEVPEESDVANGVHTGRVDPNWLVQISDPARADYFICGPTGFMQEMVSGLKAANVPEARIHYEFFGPAAAQIG, via the coding sequence ATGGCCAAGCCGCTCTCGGAAAGCTCACTCGCGATCATCGAAGCCACTGCACTCGTCGTCGCCGAGCACGTCGATCAGATCGTGCCGGTCATGTATCGCAGGCTGCTCGCTGCTCCCGAAATTCGGGCGCTGTTCAACATGTCGCATCAACATGGTAACTCGCCGCAGCACAAAGCGCTCGCGGGGGCACTGGTGGCCTATGCGACGCATATCCGGAATCCCGGGGTCTTGGCCGATGCGCTGGAGCGGATCGCACAGAAACATGTCGGCTTGCAGATCCTCCCCGAGCATTACCCCCATGTCGGCGAAGCGCTGCTAGGGGCTGTCGCCGAGGTGTTGGGCGAGGTTGCGACCCCCGAGATCCTGAATGCCTGGGGCGAGGCCTACTGGTTCCTTGCCAATACGCTCATCGAGCGGGAGGAAGAGATCTACGCCGGTGCGGAAGAACAGGACGGCGGCTGGCGCGGGTGGCGGCGCTTCAAGGTTGGCGCGAAGGACAGCGAGACCTCCGAGATCGCGTCCTTCACGCTCTATCCCGTGGATGGGTTGCCTGTTCTCAAGCATCGCCCCGGTCAGTATCTGAGCTTCCGCTTTGCTCCTGCGGAAGGCGAGGAATATCGGCGCAACTACTCGATCTCCTCGGCACCGGATGGTCAGTCCTACCGCATCACCGTCAAGCGCGAGCCCGGCGGACGGATCTCCAACTGGTTGCATGATGCGGTCGAGGTCGGCGCCGAGTTCGACGTGGCCGCGCCCGCTGGCGAGTTCTTCCTCGATCCCGCAGACAAGCGAGAGGTGGTTCTGCTGTCAGGAGGCGTTGGCCTCACCCCGATGATCTCGATGCTGGAGAGCTATGGCGGCGGCGAACTGCGAATGGTCTATGTCCACGCGACGCGGAATGGCCAGTCCCATGCGCTTGCCGCTACCTCCCGCGCAAAGGCGCATGAGAGCCACGTCTTCTACGAGGTGCCGGAAGAGAGTGACGTCGCGAACGGGGTTCATACCGGCCGGGTTGATCCGAACTGGCTCGTGCAGATCAGCGATCCCGCCAGGGCGGACTACTTCATCTGCGGCCCGACGGGCTTCATGCAGGAGATGGTTTCTGGCTTGAAGGCTGCAAACGTTCCGGAGGCACGCATCCACTATGAGTTCTTCGGTCCCGCAGCCGCGCAGATCGGTTGA
- a CDS encoding BON domain-containing protein, which produces MTEKGDEKDVRVVRSDLAEPSRPEGYHGVEQPIMPEPPEQPDRVMPDEELSPAVKGALESDGRIDMSQVLIVVDEGVVTLKGTIGLEFQRTLAEALAQEVRGVLLVQNQIEVIPA; this is translated from the coding sequence ATGACTGAGAAGGGCGATGAAAAAGATGTCCGCGTGGTGCGCTCGGATCTTGCCGAGCCAAGCCGGCCGGAAGGCTATCACGGGGTCGAGCAACCGATCATGCCCGAACCGCCAGAACAACCCGATCGCGTGATGCCCGATGAGGAGCTTTCGCCTGCGGTAAAGGGCGCGCTCGAAAGCGATGGGCGGATCGACATGAGCCAAGTTCTGATTGTCGTGGACGAAGGGGTAGTGACTCTCAAGGGCACGATCGGGTTGGAGTTCCAGCGGACACTCGCTGAGGCGCTCGCGCAGGAAGTGCGTGGTGTTCTCCTTGTCCAAAATCAGATCGAAGTCATTCCGGCTTGA
- a CDS encoding SDR family oxidoreductase: protein MNYPKPPFPKQPQSLPGSTEKMEPRPDHGEQSYVGSGRLEGMAALVTGADSGIGRAVALAYAREGADVMISYLEENDEAEETRRLVEEAGRRAYVMPGDIQNADHCRALVRDTHEAFGRFDILVNNAAHQMHFDEIEDISDEEWDTTFRTNIHSMFYLCKAAVPVIEKNGAIINTASINSDKPNPGLLAYAATKGAIQNFTTGLAQMLAPREIRVNCVAPGPVWTPLIPSTLPEDSVAHFGEDKPMGRPAQPAELASAYVMLADPRSSYTSGATVAVTGGMPMI from the coding sequence GAACCGCGCCCCGATCATGGCGAGCAGAGCTATGTCGGGTCGGGCAGGCTCGAGGGCATGGCCGCCCTCGTGACCGGCGCGGACAGCGGCATCGGTCGCGCCGTAGCGCTGGCCTATGCGCGCGAGGGGGCCGACGTGATGATTTCCTATCTCGAAGAAAACGACGAGGCCGAAGAAACCCGCCGACTTGTCGAAGAGGCGGGCCGACGCGCCTACGTGATGCCGGGCGACATTCAGAACGCCGACCATTGCCGCGCGCTGGTCCGCGACACGCATGAAGCCTTCGGCCGTTTCGACATTCTCGTCAACAACGCGGCGCACCAGATGCATTTCGACGAGATCGAGGACATTTCCGACGAGGAATGGGATACGACCTTCCGCACGAACATCCATTCGATGTTCTACCTGTGCAAGGCCGCTGTCCCGGTGATCGAGAAAAATGGCGCGATCATCAACACGGCCTCGATCAACTCGGACAAACCGAACCCGGGCCTTCTCGCCTATGCGGCGACAAAGGGCGCGATTCAGAACTTCACCACGGGGCTTGCCCAGATGCTGGCCCCGCGTGAGATACGGGTAAACTGCGTAGCGCCAGGGCCGGTTTGGACGCCGCTGATCCCCTCGACCCTACCGGAGGACTCGGTCGCGCATTTCGGGGAAGACAAGCCGATGGGCCGCCCCGCGCAACCTGCCGAACTGGCGTCCGCATATGTCATGCTCGCCGATCCGCGCTCGAGCTACACGTCCGGCGCGACCGTGGCCGTCACTGGCGGGATGCCGATGATCTAA